One Simkaniaceae bacterium genomic window, ACACTCAAATGAGGCATTTTTATATGTATCTAACCAAAGCCGTGGCGGAGTAACATTTGATTTATTCCATTTAAATTCATATCCATAAAGAGCGCCTTCTCTTTCTTCAACCCAATCAATTTCTTTTTGATCATACGTTCTCCAAAAATAGTTGCTACTCCATATTGTCTGATAGACTTGTTTCTTTATGCGCTCCATAACAAGATAATTTTCCCATAATGCTCCAATATCATCTCGTTTAGAAATCGGATTAAAATTATTAATGAGAGTGTTTCTAATCCCATTATCGTAAAAATAATAACGAGAAGATTTTGTCACTTCTTTTCTTAAATTCCGACTAAAAACTCTGATATTAATCAACACAAATACTTTTTCGAGTAAATCCAATGACTGAATTTTCATTAATTTAGTCATT contains:
- a CDS encoding DUF4143 domain-containing protein encodes the protein MTKLMKIQSLDLLEKVFVLINIRVFSRNLRKEVTKSSRYYFYDNGIRNTLINNFNPISKRDDIGALWENYLVMERIKKQVYQTIWSSNYFWRTYDQKEIDWVEEREGALYGYEFKWNKSNVTPPRLWLDTYKNASFECISQRNYLDFIT